The segment AGGCCGGGTTCCGCGCCACCGAGGCCGAATGGTCCGACATCTCGAGGGGCATGCTGAATCCCTCCCCGGGCACGTCGGACGAACTCCAGATGCGGGGATTCTGGCGGCAGTGGCACGCCCACATGCAGGGCCTGAGCAGGACCAACGTGCAGGACCGGGCGAACGAATGAGCACCAGCGGCAGGTCCGCGCTGCGGGAGTTGGTGGAGGACTTCCTGTTCAGGGAAGCGGCGCTTCTGGACGAATGGAGACTGGACGAGTGGGTCGATCTGTTTACGGACGACGCCCGCTACGTGGTTCCCTCCACGGATCTGCCGGAAGGTGATCCCGCGCGCGATCTGGTCTTCATCGATGACGACATCGTCCGCCTCCGCGCCCGGGTGGCACGGCTGAACAGCCGCCATTCGCACCGCGAGTCTCCGCGGTCGCGGACGCGCCGGTTCGTTTCGAACGTGAGAGTTGAAGGGACCGGAGACGGGGAACTCCGTGTCGCCGCAAACGTCCTGGTCTATCGTTTCCGTAGCGGCGAGGGAGCGCCTTACGTCGGTGCCGTCGAGTACATCCTCAGGAGGAACGGCGGGGATCTGAGGATCGCGTACCGCCGCGCGGTGCTCGATCTGGAGGACCTCGCCTGGCACGGTGCGGTGAGCATCATCTTCTGAACGGTCCCCACCGAACGGAGACACCGGTTGGCCACGCTGGGAGCTGTCACGGCGACGCACGGCTTCAACGAGCGGCGGCTCGCGGACTACCTGTGCGCCTGCGGGCTGCGGGAGTTCGGGGGCGGTTTGACGGCGCTCCAGTACCAGGGTGGGCAGTCGAACCCCACGTACCGGCTTGAAGCGGGCGGCCGGTACTTCGTGCTCAGGAAGAAACCGCCCGGCGAGCTTCTTCCCTCCGCGCACCTGATCGAGCGCGAGTACCGCGTGATGGAGGCGCTCGCGGACACCGGCGTGCCCGTGCCGGCCATGATCCACCTGTGCGAGGACCCCGGCGTGATCGGGCAGGCGTTCTTCGTCATGGAGCACGTGGAGGGGCGGGTGCCGTCGGCCCCGGGTCTGCCCGAGGTCGAGTCTGCCGCCGAGCGGGCGGCAATCTACGACGCGATGAACGAGGCGCTGGCGCGGCTCCATGGGGTCGACTGGGCAGCCGTCGGTCTGGGGGACTACGGCAAGCCGTCGGACTACGTCGCCCGGCAGATCTCCGTCTGGACGCGGCAGTACGAGGCGGCCCGAACCGACCCGATCCCGGCCATGGAGGCGCTCGTCGAGTGGCTCCCGGCGCATGTCCCCGCCTCCGACGCGTCCGGGGAGGAGACGACGATCGCGCACGGCGACTACCGGCTCGACAACATGATCCTGCACCCGACGGAGCCGCGGGTGCTCGCCATCGTGGACTGGGAGTTGTCGACACTGGGCCACCCGCTGGCCGACCTGGCCTACAACTGCATGACCTACCACCTGCCCGAGGGGCCGCTGTGGAAGGGGTTGGGGGAGATGGACTGCGAGGCGCTGGGGATTCCGTCCGAGGAGGACTACGTCGCGGCATACTGCCGGAGGACGGGGCGCGACGGGGTGCCGGACTGGGAGTTCTTCATGGCCTTCGGCCTCTTCCGGCTCGCCTCGATCTGCCAGGGCGTGTACGCGCGGGCGCTCCAGGGCAACGCGAGTTCGCGGAACGCCCTGGAGGTCGGGGCCAAGGCGCCGATGCTGGCGGAAGCCGGCTGGAGCTTCGCCCGCCGCGCCTGAGGGCCGCCGAGCCCGGGGTCCGTCGCGACGCTTACGCCTCCCGCGACCCCCGCAGTTCCAGCTTCGCGAGCGCCTCGAGGTGGACCTCGTCGGGGCCGTCGGCGAGGCGCAGGGTGCGGGCGTGCGCGTAGGCCGCGGCGAGCCAGGTGTCGGGGCTCACGCCGAGGGCGCCGTGGACCTGGATCGCCTGGTCGAGGACGCGGCAGGCCATGCGGGGCGCGACGACCTTGATCATGGCGATCTCGCGGCGCGCCGCCTTGTTGCCGACGGTGTCCATCATGTGGGCGGCGTGGAGGGTGAGGAGCCGGGCCTGGTCCACGGCGATGCGGCACTCGGCGAGCGCGTGGCGAAGGGCGCCCTTCTCGGCGAGGGGGCCGGAGAAGGCGACCCGGGTCCTCGCGCGCTCGGCCATGTCCTCGATCGCGCGTTCGGCAACGCCGATGAGCCGCATGCAGTGGTGGATGCGGCCGGGGCCGAGGCGGCCCTGCGCGATCTCGAACCCGCGGCCCGGGCCGAGGAGGATGTTCCCGGCAGGCACGCGGACGTCGGTGAAGCGCACCTCGCCGTGGCCGACCGGCGCGCTGTCGTAGCCGAACACGCCGAGCGGCCGGACGATCTCGATGCCGGCGGCGTTGCGCGGCACGAGCACCATGGACTGCTGCCGGTGGCGCGCCGCGTCGGGATCGGTCTTGCCCATGAAGATGAACAGCCGGCACTCCGCCCGGGGGGCCTGCGTCGCCCACCACTTGTGGCCGTTGATGACCCACTCGTCCCCTTCGCGGACGATGGAGGAGCGGATGTTCGTCGCGTCCGACGAGGCGACGTCCGGCTCCGTCATCGCGAACGACGAGCGGATCTCCCCCGCCAGCAGCGGCTCGAGCCACTCCTTCCGCTGTGCCGGCGTTCCATAGCGGGCGAGCGTCTCCATGTTGCCGGTGTCGGGCGCGTTGCAGTTGAAGACCTCGGGCGCCCATTCGACGCGGCCCATGACCTCGCAGATGAGCGCGTACTCGAGATTCGAGAGGCCCGCCCCGTAGCGGGCATCCGGACCCATGTCTCCCGGCTCCGCGTCCCGACCGCGTCCCGGCTCCGCGTCGGGGGGGAGGAAGAGGTTCCACAGTCCCTCGTCCCGCGCCCGCGCCTTCAGCGTCTCGAGGACCGGCGGCGTGGAGAACCGGTTCCCGGCCGCGTCGAGTTCCCGATGGAAGGTCTCCTCGTTGGGGTGGACGTGCGCCTCCATAAACTCGCGCACGCGCGCCTGGAGTTCGAGAGACCGTGTGGAGAAGAGGGCTGGGGCGTTCACTCGCGCTCCGTCGGGATGTCGACTCGGGGTCGGGACATCGGCTCAGGGTCGGGGTGTCGGGTCCGTGTCGCGGTCGCGGGGTCCGTGCCGCGGTCGGGGTGACATTGCCGGGGTGCGCCCCAAGATTAGCGGGCCTTCCGGCGGAAACAACGGGCGCCGCCAGCGGCGCGGTTACCGGCACGGGCCGGCAGGGCGGCCTCCACCTACAGGGATTCCGGGGATGAGCGAACGGCACATGGGGCTTTACGGCGCGACGACGCTTGGCGTCGGCGCGATCGTGGGCGGCGGGATCCTCGCGCTCGCGGGCGTCGCGTTCGCGACCGCGGGTCCGGCCGCGATGCTCGCCTTCGGCCTCAACGGGGGGATCGCGTTCCTCACCGCGATGAGCTTCGCCCGTCTCGCGCGCCGCTTTCCGGAATCGGGCGGCATCTACACGTACGCGAAGAAGGTGCTCTCGATCGAGGTCGCCTTCATCGTGGGGTGGGTGGTCTGGTTCGCCTCCATCGTCGCCGGCGTGCTCTACGCGCTGGGCTTCGCGGCGTTCACCGTGGAAGGCCTGCAGCGCCTGGCCCCGGCGCTCGGCGTGTCCGCCGACTGGCTCGGTCACGGCGGGACGCAGATCGGACTCGCGATCGCGGCGGTCGCGGGCTACTCGATGCTGCTCGTGCAGCGCACCGCGGGCGGAGGCAACGCGGCCACGATCGGCAAGGTCGTCGTGTTCGCCGTGCTCATCGCCGGGGGCTTCGTAGCCTGGCTCGTCGGTTCCGCCGGTTCTCCCGCCGAGACGCTGGGGCGCCTGAGCCCGTTCGCCCCGGAGGGCTCGCTCGGCCTGCTGCAGGCCATGGGCTACACCTTCATCGCGCTGCAGGGGTTCGACCTCATCGCCGCGGTGGGAGGGGAGGTGCGGGATTCGGAGCGCACCGTGCCGCGGGCGATGTACCTGTCGCTCGGGATCGCGCTCGTCGTCTACATCCCGCTTCTGATCGTGGTCTCGACGGTTGGGGCGCCGCCCGAGGGGATCCAGGCCGCGGCGGAGGCGCACCCGGAGGAACTCGTGGCCGTGGCGGCGGAGCGCTTCATGGGCCCGGCCGGGTACTGGCTCGTGATCGGGGCCGGGCTCCTGTCGATGCTGTCGGCGCTGCACGCGAACCTGTTCGGGGCCTCGCGCGTCGCGTTCTCGATGGCGCGGGACCGCACGCTGCCGCATCACGCGGGCGAGATGCGGGCGCGCACGGGGACGCCCGCCGTTGCCGTGGCCGCGACGGGTGCGATGATGATGCTGATCGCCGTCGCGGTGGGGAACGTCGCCGCGGCCGGCGCCGCATCGAGCCTGATCTTCCTCATCTCGTTCGCCATGGTGCACTGGGCCGCGATGCTGGCCCGCCTGCGCTCGGGCCACCCGCGGCCGGCTGCGCTCCCCGTGGTCGGCGGGGCCCTCTGCCTGGGGCTGGCGATCTTCCAGGCCATCGCCGTGCCGGAGGCGGGGCGCGTCGTCGCGGTGTGGCTCGGGCTCGGGGCGGTGCTCTACCTCACGTTCCTCGCGCCGGGCGCCCGCCTTGCCGACGCGAGCGCCCAGGCCCGCGACCCCGACCTGGTGCGGCTGCGCGGCCGCAGCCCCCTGGTCCTGGTCCCGATCGCGAATCCCGCGAGCGCGGCGAGTCTGGTGGACGCGGCCGCCACCGTGCGCGCGCCGGGTGTCGGGCGGGTCCTGCTGTTGTCGGTGATTCCCCGCGAGGGGCGTCCCGCCGTCTCCCTCGATGCGGTGGTGCAGGATGCCAAGGATATCCTGGGAGAGTCCGTGAGACAGGGACTCGAAGGCTCGAACCGCCCGGAGGCGCTGTTCACGGTTGCGTCCGACGTGTGGAGCGAAATCGCCCGGGTGGCCAACAGCCACCGCTGCGACACGGTACTCCTGGGACTGACCCGGCTCACGGAGCTGCGGGTCGAAGCGCACCTCGAACGTCTCGTCTCGGAGATCGACGCGGATGTCGTCATCGTTCGCTCGCCGCCCGGCTGGCGGATCGCGGAGACGAGGCGCGTGCTCGTCCCCGTGAGAGGGCGTCGCGGGCACAGCGAACTGCGCGCCCGCCTGCTCGGCAGCCTGGCGCGCTCCTCGGAGCCGTGGGTCACGTTCCTGCATACGCTCCCATCCGGCACGCCCCCCGACGGCCGCCGGAGGGTCGAGCGCGGTATCCGCCGACTCGCCAGAGACGAGGCCGCGGGGCCGCACGAGGTGGCCTTCGAATACACCGACGAACCGGTCGAACCCGTGGCGCGCCTGGGACGGGAGAGCGATCTCGTGGTGATGGGGATGGAACGGCGGGGCCGGGGCGAACCGGCGATCGGCGCCTTCGCCCTGGAGGTGGCCCGGAGGACGGACATGCCGCTCATCCTCCTTGGCCGGCGCCGCCAGGCCGGGACGCTCACCGCCCGCGGGCTCGCGCAGGCGGTGTCGACGATCCAGAGGCCGGGACAGAAGTCGGGGCAGAGGCCGGGATCGTGACGGCCGACGTCATCGTCGTCCTCGCCATCGTCGCGGTGGCGGTCGTCCTCTTCGTCACGGAGTGGGTCCGCTACGACGGCGTGGCGCTCATGGTGCTCCTCTCGCTCGCCATCTCCGGCGTCATCCCGATGGCGCGGGCGATCGAAGGATTCGCGAACCCCGCCGTGGTCACGATCGCGGCCGTGCTCGTGCTCAGCGGCGGGCTCTACAAGACCGGCGTCGCGAACGTCGTCGGGGCGCAGGTGTTGCGGCTTGCGGGGGATTCACCCGTGCGGGTCACGGCGCTGCTGATGCTCACGTCGGGACTGATGTCGGGGGTGATGAACAACACCGCCGCCGTCGCGCTCCTCATCCCCGTCGTGATCGACATCTCCCGCCGCCTCGGCATGCGTCCATCCCGCCTGCTGATCCCGCTTTCCTTCGCGGCGCTCCTCGGCGGCATGACGACGCTCATCGGGACGGGGCCCAACATCCTCCTTTCGAGCATTCTCGAACGCCTGGGGCAGGGGGGATTCGGGTTCTTCGCCTTCACGCCCGTGGGCGCGACCGCGCTCACCCTGGGGGTCCTGTACGTGGTCCTCGCGGGGAGACACTTCCTTCCGGACCGTTCCACCGGAAACGACGAAGGGGGTGACGAGATCGACCTGACCGGCCGCTACCGCCTCGCCGAGTCGCTGCTCACGCTCCGGATTCCGGCGGGCTCCGCGCTGGACGGGTGTTCGCTCGTCGAGGCCCGGCTCGGACAGGCGCTCGGGTACGACCTCCTGGCCGTGCGCCGCAAGGGGCACCTGGTACGGGCGCCGGAGCGGGATTTCCGCCTTCGGAGCGGCGACGTACTCATCGTCGAGGGACGGATCGAAGCGCTCGACCGCCTGCGCGCCTGGGGCCACCTCGCCGGGCACAGGGAATCGAACGATGCCCTGGGACGCCTCGTGAAGGACGCGACGGTGCTGGCCGAGGCCGAGGTCGCCGAGAAATCGGACCTCGTCGGCAACACGGTTCGAAGCATCGATTTCCGCAACCGGTTCCAGGCCCACGTCGTCGCCATCCGGCGAGACGGCCAGGTCCTGAGCGGCCTGTTCCAGACCGTGCAGCTCGAAGCCGGAGACGCGCTCCTCCTGCTGGGCCGGGAAGACCGGCTCCAGCAACTCCGCTACGCGGCGGAGTTCTCGTCGATCGGCTGGACGGACATCGGCTCCGCCACGGAGGAGTACGAGTTGTACCGGTGGCTGACGCGGCTCCACATCCCCGATGGATCGTGGCTGGACGGACGGACGCTCGCGGCGTCGCGTCTCCGGGGCGCCTTCGACCTCACGGTGCTGGAGATCGAGCGCGAGGGCGGCGACATCGCCCTGCCGCACGCGTCGGAGAGGCTGCGGGCCGGCGACCGCCTCATCGTCGAGGGGGCCCCGACCTCCTTCGCCGTGCTGGAGGCGCTGCAGGGGCTGGTTCCGGCGGACGAACGTCCCTCGGTCGGCGAACTGGAGTCGGAGGACACAGGGTTCGCGGAGGTCACGCTGGCTCCGAGTTCGGATCTCATGGGGAAGACGCTGCGCGACGTCCTCTTCCGGGAGTCCTACGGACTGAACCTGCTCTCGATCTTCCGCGGAGGGCGGGCGTTTCAATCGAACATCCGCATCTCGCGCATGGCGCTGGAGTTCGGGGACGCGCTCCTCGTCTACGGCAACCGGAAGAAGATCGCGCTCCTCGCCCGCGACCCGCGATTCCTCGTCCTCCACGGGCAGCTCCACGAGGTGTTCCGCGTCCACAAGGCGTGGATCGCCAGCACGGTCATGGTAGGCTTCATCCTCGCGGCCTCCCTAAACGTGCTCCCCGTGTACATCGCGGCGCTGCTCGGCGCGCTCCTGATGGTGTGCACGGGGTGTGTGAAGGGGAACGAGGTCTACACCTTCGTCGAATGGCGGGTCGTCATGCTCCTCGGGGGGATGCTTGCGCTCGGCCTCGCGATGGAGGACTCCGGCACCGCGGAACTCATCGCGCGCGAAGTCGTGGGGCGGGCGGCGGAGATCGGACCGCGCGTGCTCGTCGCGAGCCTGTTTCTGATCTGCGCGCTCGCGGCGCAGTTCGTCCCCACCTCGGCGGTCGCCGTGCTCGTCGCGCCGATCGCGCTCAGCGCCGCGTCCGAGCTGGACCTCTCCGCGCGGGCGCTGCTCATGGTCGTGGCGGTGGGCTCCTCGTGCGCCTTCCTGAGCCCCTTCGGCCACCCGGTGAACCTGCTCGTGATGGGGGTGGGCGGGTACAAGGTGGTGGACTACACGAGGGTCGGCGCGCCGCTCTTCCTGCTCATGCTGCTGATGGTCGTCTTCTTCCTCCCCATCGTCTGGCCGCTGTAGGTCAGTCGAGGCGGGCGAGTTCGGTCTCGATGCGTTCCCAGGCGCCGATGAGTTCGTCGAGTTCCCCCTGCCGGGATGCGCGCTCGGTCTCGAGCGCGCGGACCTCGTCGATGGGGGTGTCGGCGTAGAAGGCGGGGTCGGCGAAGATCTCGTCGATTTCGGCGATGCGGGTCTCGGCCGCCTCGATCCGCCGGGTCGTGTCGTTCAGCTTCTTCCGCAGCGAGCCGCCCCGGTAGCGGTTCCGGTTGCCCCGCGCGATGTCCGGGCCGGCGCCGCCGCGTGAGCTTCCGTGGGCGGCGAGGTTGCCGGCGCCGCGGGTCTCGGTGGCCGCATCCCGGGCGGCGCGCTTCTCTCTCCGCGCCCTGAGGACGACGGTGTCCACGTCGAGGTGGTCGTCCCCGCAGTAGTGGACGTACTCCTCGTAGCTGCCCCGGAAGTCGCGGATCCCGTCCTCGGAGATCTCGACGATGCGGGTCGCGAGCTGCGAGACGAACCAGCGGTCGTGCGAGACGAGGATGAGCGTGCCATCGTAGCTCCGAAGCGCCTCGACCAGGGACTCGATGGATTCGAGGTCGAGGTGGTTCGTGGGTTCGTCGAGGACGAGGACGTTGGGTCGCTCGATCGCCATCCGGCAGAAGACGAGGCGGGCGGCCTCGCCGCCGGAGAGGTTGCCGACCCGCTTCTTCGCGTCGTCGCCGGAGAAGAGCACGCGCCCCATCTCGCCGCGCACGAACCCGAGCGTCCGGCCGGGGCAGAAACCCGCGATCCAGTCCTCTGCCGTCTGCCCCGGCGAGTCGAAGCGGGCCTCCTGGTCCTGCGCGAAGTAGCTTGGGTGCGTCTCGTAGCCCCACGCCACGCGGCCGGCGTCGGACTCGAGTTCGCCCATGACGATCTTGAGCAGGGTCGACTTCCCGATCCCGTTCGGGCCCATGATCGCCATGCGGTCGCCGCGCTCGAGGGTGAGGTCGACGCCGTGGAGGACTTCGTTCAGCTCATCGCCGTCGCCGAACGCCTTCTTCACGCCCTCCACGCCCAGGACGGTGCGTCCGCTGGGACGGCGGGACTCGAACCGGAAGTTCGGATAGCGGCGCGAGGAGACCGGGAGCGGCTGCAGCGCCTCCGCCCGCTTCTCTATGAGACGCAGTTTGCTCTGGGCCTGCCGCGCCTTGCTCGCCTTGGCCCGGAAGCGGTCGACGAACTGTCGGTGGTGGGCGATCTCGCGCTCGCGGTTGGCGAGTTCCTTCTCCCGTCTCTCTTGGTCCTCCTTCTTTCGGACCAGATAATCGTCATAGTTGCCCTTGTATGTGGTGACCGTCTCATAGTCGATGTCGAGAATATGCGTGGCGATATTGTCGAGAAAACGGTGGTCGTGGGAGATGACGACGATCGCTCCCTTGAACTCCCGCAGGAACTTCTCCAGCCAGCGGATGGAGAGGATGTCGAGGTGGTTCGTCGGCTCGTCGAGGAGGAGGACGTCGGGCGCGCCGGCGAGCGCCTGGGCGAGCAGCACGCGGAGCTTGAACCCGCCGGAGAGGGTGGAGAGCGGCCGGCGGTGAATCTCGCTCGGGAAGCCGAGGCCCTCGAGGATCTCGCCCGCGCGGGCCTCGGCCGTGTAGCCGTCGTGGCGCTGGAAGATCTCCTCGAGTTCGGAGAAGCGGTCGGCGTCGAAATCTCCGTCCTCCGCCTCGATGAGCGCATCCCGTTCGACCATGGCGCGCCACAGATCGGGGTTCCCCATGAGGGTGGCGCCGAGGATCTCCTCCTCGTCGTGTAGGAAGTGGTCCTGGCGCAGGACGCCGACCTGGAGGCGCTTCGGGATGGTGACGGTCCCTTCCGTCGCGTCCTCGGTGCCGCCGAGGATGTTGAGGAGCGTGGTCTTGCCGGATCCGTTCGCGCCGACGAGGCCGTAGCACTCGCCGGGGTTGAGGAGGAAGGTCGCGTCGCGGAAGAGAACCTGCCCGCCGAACGCCTTCCCGAGGCTCGAGACGGTGATCATGGCTGGAGTGGCGCGGGCGGGCTGTGGGTCAGCAGGACACGCAGTTGTGGTTGTTCTTCGAGCCGAGGCTCTCGAGCAGGGCCACGGCTTGCGGGAAAGGCTGGGTGCGCTGGTAGGGGCCGTTCGCCATGTCGGCGGTGGTCTGGCCGACGCGGCTCACGGCGGTCGGGTCCGCGCCGTGCTCGACGAGAAAGCGGATGACCTCGAGGTCGCCGCGCGAGGCCGCGTTGTGGAGCGGCGTGTAGCCCTCGTCGTCGCGCTGGTTCACGTCGGCGCCGAGTTCCTCGACGAGATAGCGGATGGCCGGCAGCCAGCCGTCCGGGACGTACCGGTGCGCGTTGCTGGGGAAGCCCTGGCCGTAGCCGATGCCGGTCGCGGCGTGGATGGGGTAGTCGGCGGGGCCGCCTACGGGCACGGGGGGGACGCCGGACAGGTCGCGCTTCTCGCGGTCCCAGGCCGGGAGTCGCCGCGGCGGCACCTTGATCGTGGCGAGGTGGGGGTCGGCGCCGTATTCGACGAGGAGCTTCATCGCCTCCACGTCCAGCGAGTACGCGGCGCGCCAGAAGGGGGTCGCGCCCTTCAGGTCGATCTGCAAGAGGTCGAAGTTGTACGACACCCACCACAGGTGCTTCTCGAGACGGGCGTTGGGGTCCACGCCCGCGTCGAGCAGCCGTCGCATGACGTCGAGGTAGCCGTGCCGCTGCTGTCCGTAGGCGTGCTGCTGCGGGTAGCGGGACTTCGGCGCCCAGTGGGCGTTGAGGGCGGCGAAGAGCGGCGTCGCGCCGGCCGCGGAGGCGAGCCGGGGATCGGCGCCGGCCTCGAACAGTTCCATCGCGAGGTCGAAGTGGCCGTTGATCATCGCGATGAGCATGGGACTCGTGCGGTCGCCGCCGCTCACCTGATCGATGTCCGCGCCGCCCTCGATGAGCGCGCGCACGGTGCCGGCGTGCCCTTCGCGGGCGGCGTGAAGCAGCGCCGTCATGCCGCCGTGGCCGCCGATCAGGTCGCCGTAGCCGAGCGGCTCGGGCTCCTCGATCGGACGCTCGTACTCTTCATCTTCCTCGGCCGCGGGACGGTCCGCGGGGGTGTCGGGAGCGTCGAGCAGCGGCGCATCGGACGGGGCGGGGCGGGGCGGCACCGGCGGTTCCGGCTCTCCGCGCATCCGGGCCGCGCGGGCGCGGCGGTCGGCCTGCGACCACTCGGTCAGGGCCGTGATGTCGGTCACCCACGTGGCGAGGGCGGGATCCGCGCCGCCGTCGAGCAGTGCGCGCACGGCGGCTTCCCGGCCGAGCGCGGCGGCGTACATGAGCGGCGTCTGGCCCCAGCGCGCCTCGCGGACATCGGCGTCGCCGCCGCGCGCCAGGAGCAGGCGGACGGCGTCCGCGCTGCCGGCGCCGGCCGCGAGGTGCAGCGGGGTCGTGCCCCCCACGTCATCGGTTGTCGCGGTCTGCGCGGCGCCGCCGTCGAGCAGGAGGCGCACGACCGGCGCGCTGCCGAC is part of the Candidatus Palauibacter scopulicola genome and harbors:
- a CDS encoding aromatic-ring-hydroxylating dioxygenase subunit beta, with translation MSTSGRSALRELVEDFLFREAALLDEWRLDEWVDLFTDDARYVVPSTDLPEGDPARDLVFIDDDIVRLRARVARLNSRHSHRESPRSRTRRFVSNVRVEGTGDGELRVAANVLVYRFRSGEGAPYVGAVEYILRRNGGDLRIAYRRAVLDLEDLAWHGAVSIIF
- a CDS encoding phosphotransferase, producing the protein MATLGAVTATHGFNERRLADYLCACGLREFGGGLTALQYQGGQSNPTYRLEAGGRYFVLRKKPPGELLPSAHLIEREYRVMEALADTGVPVPAMIHLCEDPGVIGQAFFVMEHVEGRVPSAPGLPEVESAAERAAIYDAMNEALARLHGVDWAAVGLGDYGKPSDYVARQISVWTRQYEAARTDPIPAMEALVEWLPAHVPASDASGEETTIAHGDYRLDNMILHPTEPRVLAIVDWELSTLGHPLADLAYNCMTYHLPEGPLWKGLGEMDCEALGIPSEEDYVAAYCRRTGRDGVPDWEFFMAFGLFRLASICQGVYARALQGNASSRNALEVGAKAPMLAEAGWSFARRA
- a CDS encoding acyl-CoA dehydrogenase family protein, whose translation is MEAHVHPNEETFHRELDAAGNRFSTPPVLETLKARARDEGLWNLFLPPDAEPGRGRDAEPGDMGPDARYGAGLSNLEYALICEVMGRVEWAPEVFNCNAPDTGNMETLARYGTPAQRKEWLEPLLAGEIRSSFAMTEPDVASSDATNIRSSIVREGDEWVINGHKWWATQAPRAECRLFIFMGKTDPDAARHRQQSMVLVPRNAAGIEIVRPLGVFGYDSAPVGHGEVRFTDVRVPAGNILLGPGRGFEIAQGRLGPGRIHHCMRLIGVAERAIEDMAERARTRVAFSGPLAEKGALRHALAECRIAVDQARLLTLHAAHMMDTVGNKAARREIAMIKVVAPRMACRVLDQAIQVHGALGVSPDTWLAAAYAHARTLRLADGPDEVHLEALAKLELRGSREA
- a CDS encoding amino acid permease, translating into MSERHMGLYGATTLGVGAIVGGGILALAGVAFATAGPAAMLAFGLNGGIAFLTAMSFARLARRFPESGGIYTYAKKVLSIEVAFIVGWVVWFASIVAGVLYALGFAAFTVEGLQRLAPALGVSADWLGHGGTQIGLAIAAVAGYSMLLVQRTAGGGNAATIGKVVVFAVLIAGGFVAWLVGSAGSPAETLGRLSPFAPEGSLGLLQAMGYTFIALQGFDLIAAVGGEVRDSERTVPRAMYLSLGIALVVYIPLLIVVSTVGAPPEGIQAAAEAHPEELVAVAAERFMGPAGYWLVIGAGLLSMLSALHANLFGASRVAFSMARDRTLPHHAGEMRARTGTPAVAVAATGAMMMLIAVAVGNVAAAGAASSLIFLISFAMVHWAAMLARLRSGHPRPAALPVVGGALCLGLAIFQAIAVPEAGRVVAVWLGLGAVLYLTFLAPGARLADASAQARDPDLVRLRGRSPLVLVPIANPASAASLVDAAATVRAPGVGRVLLLSVIPREGRPAVSLDAVVQDAKDILGESVRQGLEGSNRPEALFTVASDVWSEIARVANSHRCDTVLLGLTRLTELRVEAHLERLVSEIDADVVIVRSPPGWRIAETRRVLVPVRGRRGHSELRARLLGSLARSSEPWVTFLHTLPSGTPPDGRRRVERGIRRLARDEAAGPHEVAFEYTDEPVEPVARLGRESDLVVMGMERRGRGEPAIGAFALEVARRTDMPLILLGRRRQAGTLTARGLAQAVSTIQRPGQKSGQRPGS
- a CDS encoding SLC13 family permease; amino-acid sequence: MTADVIVVLAIVAVAVVLFVTEWVRYDGVALMVLLSLAISGVIPMARAIEGFANPAVVTIAAVLVLSGGLYKTGVANVVGAQVLRLAGDSPVRVTALLMLTSGLMSGVMNNTAAVALLIPVVIDISRRLGMRPSRLLIPLSFAALLGGMTTLIGTGPNILLSSILERLGQGGFGFFAFTPVGATALTLGVLYVVLAGRHFLPDRSTGNDEGGDEIDLTGRYRLAESLLTLRIPAGSALDGCSLVEARLGQALGYDLLAVRRKGHLVRAPERDFRLRSGDVLIVEGRIEALDRLRAWGHLAGHRESNDALGRLVKDATVLAEAEVAEKSDLVGNTVRSIDFRNRFQAHVVAIRRDGQVLSGLFQTVQLEAGDALLLLGREDRLQQLRYAAEFSSIGWTDIGSATEEYELYRWLTRLHIPDGSWLDGRTLAASRLRGAFDLTVLEIEREGGDIALPHASERLRAGDRLIVEGAPTSFAVLEALQGLVPADERPSVGELESEDTGFAEVTLAPSSDLMGKTLRDVLFRESYGLNLLSIFRGGRAFQSNIRISRMALEFGDALLVYGNRKKIALLARDPRFLVLHGQLHEVFRVHKAWIASTVMVGFILAASLNVLPVYIAALLGALLMVCTGCVKGNEVYTFVEWRVVMLLGGMLALGLAMEDSGTAELIAREVVGRAAEIGPRVLVASLFLICALAAQFVPTSAVAVLVAPIALSAASELDLSARALLMVVAVGSSCAFLSPFGHPVNLLVMGVGGYKVVDYTRVGAPLFLLMLLMVVFFLPIVWPL
- a CDS encoding ABC-F family ATP-binding cassette domain-containing protein; protein product: MITVSSLGKAFGGQVLFRDATFLLNPGECYGLVGANGSGKTTLLNILGGTEDATEGTVTIPKRLQVGVLRQDHFLHDEEEILGATLMGNPDLWRAMVERDALIEAEDGDFDADRFSELEEIFQRHDGYTAEARAGEILEGLGFPSEIHRRPLSTLSGGFKLRVLLAQALAGAPDVLLLDEPTNHLDILSIRWLEKFLREFKGAIVVISHDHRFLDNIATHILDIDYETVTTYKGNYDDYLVRKKEDQERREKELANREREIAHHRQFVDRFRAKASKARQAQSKLRLIEKRAEALQPLPVSSRRYPNFRFESRRPSGRTVLGVEGVKKAFGDGDELNEVLHGVDLTLERGDRMAIMGPNGIGKSTLLKIVMGELESDAGRVAWGYETHPSYFAQDQEARFDSPGQTAEDWIAGFCPGRTLGFVRGEMGRVLFSGDDAKKRVGNLSGGEAARLVFCRMAIERPNVLVLDEPTNHLDLESIESLVEALRSYDGTLILVSHDRWFVSQLATRIVEISEDGIRDFRGSYEEYVHYCGDDHLDVDTVVLRARREKRAARDAATETRGAGNLAAHGSSRGGAGPDIARGNRNRYRGGSLRKKLNDTTRRIEAAETRIAEIDEIFADPAFYADTPIDEVRALETERASRQGELDELIGAWERIETELARLD
- a CDS encoding ankyrin repeat domain-containing protein is translated as MKRDGRHRMAAAMKPPAVALLAVLLSGALTPDSPVADAAMTGDLAAVRALLADGADVNAPQGDGMTALHWAARAANADLAGLLLEAGADVGAITRIGAYTPLHLASEVGSAPVVRLLLDGGAAQTATTDDVGGTTPLHLAAGAGSADAVRLLLARGGDADVREARWGQTPLMYAAALGREAAVRALLDGGADPALATWVTDITALTEWSQADRRARAARMRGEPEPPVPPRPAPSDAPLLDAPDTPADRPAAEEDEEYERPIEEPEPLGYGDLIGGHGGMTALLHAAREGHAGTVRALIEGGADIDQVSGGDRTSPMLIAMINGHFDLAMELFEAGADPRLASAAGATPLFAALNAHWAPKSRYPQQHAYGQQRHGYLDVMRRLLDAGVDPNARLEKHLWWVSYNFDLLQIDLKGATPFWRAAYSLDVEAMKLLVEYGADPHLATIKVPPRRLPAWDREKRDLSGVPPVPVGGPADYPIHAATGIGYGQGFPSNAHRYVPDGWLPAIRYLVEELGADVNQRDDEGYTPLHNAASRGDLEVIRFLVEHGADPTAVSRVGQTTADMANGPYQRTQPFPQAVALLESLGSKNNHNCVSC